The Oxalobacter aliiformigenes nucleotide sequence CCTTTAAGAATACAGACCAAAAACGGAATACAGTCATCCGTTGGCACATGGAACATGTACGTACGTTTGCCGGATCAGAAAAAAGGCACTCATATGTCCCGTTTCATCGCTCTTCTTGAAGAATTTACAGGTTCCGATTCCGAACCGCTCAATACTGAAGTTTTCAACCAACTGATCCGTGACATGCTGAAACTTCTGGATGCAGAATCCGGATGTATCGAACTTTCGTTCCCATTTTTCATGACGAAAGCCGCCCCCGTTTCAGGAGTTAAAAGTCTGATGGATTACGAAGTCGGCTTTATCGGTGAAATGAAAGAAGGCGTCATCGAAACGACTCTGAAAGTACTTGTTCCGGTCACAAGCCTTTGTCCGTGTTCCAAGGAAATCTCGGCTTATGGTGCTCATAACCAGAGATCCCATATTACCGTCAAGGCCCTTTTGAAGAATGACCTTCCTGTAGAAGAATTGATAACCCGCATCGAGGCACAGGCTTCTTGTGAATTATTCGGCCTGCTGAAACGCCCGGACGAAAAATATGTCACGGAACATGCTTACGACAATCCGAAATTTGTTGAAGATCTCGTACGCGATGTCGCCTGTATGCTGAACAGGGATGAAAGGATTCTATCATACGCTCTTGAAGCGGAAAATTTCGAATCAATCCATAATCATTCTGCGTATGCCTGTATTGAATTCGATAAACGATCCAAATAATACCTACTTTTCCCAGTAAATATCAGGACGGTTGGCCAATTGATTGGCCAACCGTGCATAAACGAAGAGAAAATCAGACAAACGGTTAAGATACTTTATCAATACCGGTGATATTTTATCTTCTCCGGAAAGAACCACGACACTTCGTTCCGCACGCCGACACACACTTCTCGCCAGATGCAGCAGAGCGGCACATCTGGATCCGCCAGGCAATATGAATTCTTTCAATGGAGACAATCCGTCATTCACAGACCGAATGCGTCTTTCAATACGCTCGACATGTTTTTCATCGAGAAAAAAACTTTCAGGTGCCGCCCCGGCCAGCTCAGCTCCCACACTGAATAATTCATTCTGAATCGGGATCAAGTCGGTATAAATGTCTTTGAAAACCGTTTCGGACATCACCACACCGATAACCGAATTCAATTCATCAATGTCACCAATGACATTGATCCTCGAGCTGCCTTTCGAGATGCGGCTTCCATCAGCAAGGCCTGTTTCTCCTGTATCACCGGCCCTGGTCACAACATCTGATATACGATCCGTCATTTTCATGTCCTGCAAAAAATCTGAATAAAAACGCTAAATAAAATAAAATGGAATTTTCAGAAAGCGAGACTTTTATTATGCCGCAATCAGATTCCCAATCACTGTCGATCATTCAACCGGATGATTGGCATCTTCATCTCAGAGATGGAGATGTCCTCGATTCAACCGTACCCCAAGCCGCAAAACAATTCGGGCGGGCTATTATCATGCCCAATCTGCGTCCTCCCGTTGTAACGACAAAAGACGCTATCAACTATCGCCAGCGAATACTCAATGCTCTTCCCAAAGGAGCGGAATTCGAACCGCTCATGACACTATATCTTACCGACAATACGCAACCGGAAGAAATAAGGCATGCCAGGGAAAGTGGAATTGTCCACGGTGTGAAACTTTATCCTGCAGGTGCGACGACCAATTCCGATGCCGGAGTCACATCCCTGGATAACTGTATCAAGACACTGGAAGAAATGCAAAAACAGGGAATCCCGCTCCTGATGCATGGAGAAGTAACCGATCCGGAGATCGATATATTCGACAGGGAAGCTGTTTTTATCGACAAGGTGCTAATACCTCTTCGAAAAAAACTTCCGGATCTCAAAATTGTTTTCGAACATATCACCACTAAGGCAGCCGCCGAGTATGTGACGGAAGCCGACGGCTATATTGGTGCAACTGTCACACCACATCATTTGCTATTCAACCGGAACAGCCTGTTTGCAGGCGGTATTCGCCCACACTATTACTGTTTACCCATTCTGAAACGGGAAGAAAACAGACAGGCATTGATCAAAGCCGTTACCTGTAAAAATGCGCGTTTTTTCGCAGGCACTGATTCAGCACCCCATGCAAGGAATACCAAGGAAAGTTCATGCGGATGCGCGGGCTGTTATACG carries:
- the folE2 gene encoding GTP cyclohydrolase FolE2, producing MNSDTLSIPDVQSTLDTRHIAIQKVGVKGVRHPLRIQTKNGIQSSVGTWNMYVRLPDQKKGTHMSRFIALLEEFTGSDSEPLNTEVFNQLIRDMLKLLDAESGCIELSFPFFMTKAAPVSGVKSLMDYEVGFIGEMKEGVIETTLKVLVPVTSLCPCSKEISAYGAHNQRSHITVKALLKNDLPVEELITRIEAQASCELFGLLKRPDEKYVTEHAYDNPKFVEDLVRDVACMLNRDERILSYALEAENFESIHNHSAYACIEFDKRSK
- a CDS encoding cob(I)yrinic acid a,c-diamide adenosyltransferase; translation: MTDRISDVVTRAGDTGETGLADGSRISKGSSRINVIGDIDELNSVIGVVMSETVFKDIYTDLIPIQNELFSVGAELAGAAPESFFLDEKHVERIERRIRSVNDGLSPLKEFILPGGSRCAALLHLARSVCRRAERSVVVLSGEDKISPVLIKYLNRLSDFLFVYARLANQLANRPDIYWEK
- the pyrC gene encoding dihydroorotase translates to MPQSDSQSLSIIQPDDWHLHLRDGDVLDSTVPQAAKQFGRAIIMPNLRPPVVTTKDAINYRQRILNALPKGAEFEPLMTLYLTDNTQPEEIRHARESGIVHGVKLYPAGATTNSDAGVTSLDNCIKTLEEMQKQGIPLLMHGEVTDPEIDIFDREAVFIDKVLIPLRKKLPDLKIVFEHITTKAAAEYVTEADGYIGATVTPHHLLFNRNSLFAGGIRPHYYCLPILKREENRQALIKAVTCKNARFFAGTDSAPHARNTKESSCGCAGCYTASHAIELYVKAFQEAGQLDKLEWFTSINGPKFYNLPVNRNKITLVKEKWQIPEELPFGKDRVVPLMAGEFLDWKLK